In a genomic window of Penaeus vannamei isolate JL-2024 unplaced genomic scaffold, ASM4276789v1 unanchor864, whole genome shotgun sequence:
- the LOC113823667 gene encoding transcriptional enhancer factor TEF-1 isoform X1, with protein sequence MTDPLPPSAGRNELIARYIKLRTGKTRTRKQVSSHIQVLARRKLREIQAKLKDVPGGCTSEENGGMLRLDAATKEKALQTMSSMSSAQIVSASVMHNKASLGLPPPPVSYASAFWQGGLQAGTSQDVKPFAQSPFGMGSETKPGTGGMSGLLQPAPAPSVTVPPWEGRSIATQKLRLVEFSAFMESQRDPDTYQKHLFVHIGGPTTYADPILEAVDIRQIYDKFPEKKGGLKELYDKGPQNAFFLVKFWADLNVNIQDESGTFYGVTSQYESPENMTITCSTKVCSFGKQVVEKVETEYARFENGRFVYRIHRSPMCEYMINFIHKLKHLPEKYMMNSVLENFTILQVVTNRDTQETLLCVAYVFEVSTSEHGAQHHIYRLVKD encoded by the exons ATGActgacccccttcctccctccgcagGTCGCAATGAGCTGATCGCCCGCTACATCAAGCTACGGACAGGCAAGACCCGAACCCGCAAGCAAGTTTCGTCTCACATCCAGGTTCTCGCGAGACGCAAGCTACGCGAGATCCAGGCCAAGctcaag GATGTACCAGGG GGCTGCACatcagaagaaaatggaggaatgcTTAGACTG GATGCTGCCACAAAAGAAAAAGCATTGCAGACAATGTCCTCCATGTCATCTGCGCAGATCGTATCCGCGTCAGTGATGCACAACAAGGCATCCCTTGggttacctcctcctcctgtgtcataTGCCAGTGCTTTTTGGCAAGGAGGTCTTCAGGCCGGAACAAGTCAAGA TGTCAAGCCTTTTGCTCAGTCCCCCTTTGGCATGGGCAGCGAAACAAAGCCTGGAACAGGAGGCATGAGTGGTCTCCTACAGCCAGCCCCGGCACCCTCTGTCACAGTGCCACCATGGGAAGGAAGATCCATTGCCACCCAGAAGCTGCGACTTGTTGAGTTTAGTGCTTTCATGGAGTCCCAGAGAGATCCAGACACA TATCAGAAGCATCTGTTTGTTCACATAGGTGGACCCACGACATATGCAGATCCAATATTAGAg gCGGTTGACATTCGACAGATTTATGATAAATTcccagagaagaaaggagggctaAAGGAACTCTATGACAAGGGCCCACAAAATGCCTTCTTCCTCGTTAAGTTCTGGGCTGATCTTAATGTCAATATTCAGGACGAATCTGGAACCTTCTATGGCGTCACAAGCCA GTATGAGAGTCCTGAGAATATGACAATCACTTGCTCCACGAAAGTGTGCTCGTTTGGCAAGCAGGTGGTCGAGAAAGTGGAGACAGAATATGCCCGCTTCGAGAATGGCCGCTTTGTGTATCGCATCCACCGTTCTCCGATGTGCGAGTACATGATCAATTTCATCCACAAACTGAAACACCTTCCTGAGAAATATATGATGAACAGTGTCTTGGAGAACTTCACCATTTTACAG GTGGTAACCAACCGCGACACGCAAGAGACACTACTGTGTGTAGCATATGTGTTTGAAGTTTCTACGTCTGAGCATGGTGCGCAACATCACATTTATCGTCTGGTGAAAGACTAA
- the LOC113823667 gene encoding transcriptional enhancer factor TEF-1 isoform X2 has protein sequence MTDPLPPSAGRNELIARYIKLRTGKTRTRKQVSSHIQVLARRKLREIQAKLKGCTSEENGGMLRLDAATKEKALQTMSSMSSAQIVSASVMHNKASLGLPPPPVSYASAFWQGGLQAGTSQDVKPFAQSPFGMGSETKPGTGGMSGLLQPAPAPSVTVPPWEGRSIATQKLRLVEFSAFMESQRDPDTYQKHLFVHIGGPTTYADPILEAVDIRQIYDKFPEKKGGLKELYDKGPQNAFFLVKFWADLNVNIQDESGTFYGVTSQYESPENMTITCSTKVCSFGKQVVEKVETEYARFENGRFVYRIHRSPMCEYMINFIHKLKHLPEKYMMNSVLENFTILQVVTNRDTQETLLCVAYVFEVSTSEHGAQHHIYRLVKD, from the exons ATGActgacccccttcctccctccgcagGTCGCAATGAGCTGATCGCCCGCTACATCAAGCTACGGACAGGCAAGACCCGAACCCGCAAGCAAGTTTCGTCTCACATCCAGGTTCTCGCGAGACGCAAGCTACGCGAGATCCAGGCCAAGctcaag GGCTGCACatcagaagaaaatggaggaatgcTTAGACTG GATGCTGCCACAAAAGAAAAAGCATTGCAGACAATGTCCTCCATGTCATCTGCGCAGATCGTATCCGCGTCAGTGATGCACAACAAGGCATCCCTTGggttacctcctcctcctgtgtcataTGCCAGTGCTTTTTGGCAAGGAGGTCTTCAGGCCGGAACAAGTCAAGA TGTCAAGCCTTTTGCTCAGTCCCCCTTTGGCATGGGCAGCGAAACAAAGCCTGGAACAGGAGGCATGAGTGGTCTCCTACAGCCAGCCCCGGCACCCTCTGTCACAGTGCCACCATGGGAAGGAAGATCCATTGCCACCCAGAAGCTGCGACTTGTTGAGTTTAGTGCTTTCATGGAGTCCCAGAGAGATCCAGACACA TATCAGAAGCATCTGTTTGTTCACATAGGTGGACCCACGACATATGCAGATCCAATATTAGAg gCGGTTGACATTCGACAGATTTATGATAAATTcccagagaagaaaggagggctaAAGGAACTCTATGACAAGGGCCCACAAAATGCCTTCTTCCTCGTTAAGTTCTGGGCTGATCTTAATGTCAATATTCAGGACGAATCTGGAACCTTCTATGGCGTCACAAGCCA GTATGAGAGTCCTGAGAATATGACAATCACTTGCTCCACGAAAGTGTGCTCGTTTGGCAAGCAGGTGGTCGAGAAAGTGGAGACAGAATATGCCCGCTTCGAGAATGGCCGCTTTGTGTATCGCATCCACCGTTCTCCGATGTGCGAGTACATGATCAATTTCATCCACAAACTGAAACACCTTCCTGAGAAATATATGATGAACAGTGTCTTGGAGAACTTCACCATTTTACAG GTGGTAACCAACCGCGACACGCAAGAGACACTACTGTGTGTAGCATATGTGTTTGAAGTTTCTACGTCTGAGCATGGTGCGCAACATCACATTTATCGTCTGGTGAAAGACTAA